The following DNA comes from Clostridiaceae bacterium.
CCAAGCTTAATATTTTTTATAATATTCGTTATTTACCCTGTTATCGAAGCCCTTATTCTGAGCTTGTATCAATATAGCCTGCAAGGTTCTAAATGGGTTGGGCTGGCAAATTATGCAACTATTTTTAAAGACTCTGTATTTATTAAATCACTGATTAATACTTTTTTATTTGTATTATATATTGTTCCTACAACTGTTATATTATCAATAGTGATTGCAGTACTTATTTATGATAAGTCCCCGAGAGCTCAAACTTTTTTCAGAGCATCATTTTATCTTCCTGTAGTAATAAGTATAGTTTCTGTATCTTTAGTGTGGAGGAACATATATCATAATTTATATGGAATTCTGAATTATGTATTATCTTTTATAGGAATAGATCCGATCAACTGGCTGGGCGATCCAAAATATGTAATACCTTCACTATCAATAGTGGTATTAACCTACTCTCTGGGTCAGCCAATAATCTTGTATCTTGCAGCTTTAGGAGGAATACCACAGACATATTATGAAGCAGCAGATATTGATGGAGCAAGCGGTATTGCAAAATTCTGGAATATTACTGTGCCGCTTCTTACTCCTACAACACTTTATATATTTGTAACCACAACAATAGGTGCTTTCCAGGTTTTTGCTGTAGTTAACCTTATGACCAGTGGTGGACCCAATTATGCATCGAATACCGTGCTGTTTTTAATATATAAAACGGCTTTTACATATAATGATTTTAGTCTCGCATCAACAATGGGAGTAATAATGTTTGTTTGTGTAGCTATATTTGCAGTAATACAGTTTAAGATGTTCTCATCACAAGTTGAGTATTAATGGAGGTATATCATGTCAAGAAATAAGCTATTGAAATATCCTATAAAAACGATAACATCTGCTTTGCTTTACATATTAGCACTATTATTATTGTTTCCAATATATTGGATGTTCGTTGCTTCTTTTATGCCTGATGCTGATATTTCATCAATTCCTCCACTATTTTTCCCAAAAGGGTTATATTTGAAAAACTATATTGAAATGTTTAGAACTGCTCCAACTTTAAGGTGGTTTTTTAACAGCGTGCTGGTTTCCTCAATAACTACTATCCTGATTGTTTTAATTAGTTCAATGGCAGGATATTCTTTTGCAAAGAAAAATTTCTTTGCCAGAGATATAATATTTTATTCCATGGTTCTTACTATGATGATACCTAAGCAGATACTTCTTGTACCTTTATTTAAAATAGTAAGAGATCTTAATATGTTTAATACTCTTGCAGGATTAATAGTACCGGCTCTGGGATGGCCTTTTGGGGTGTTTCTTATTAAACAGTTTATGGTTACACTGCCTTCAGAGCTAGTACAATCAGCAAAAATTGATGGCTGTAGTGAACTTGGAATATATGCAAGAATAATGCTTCCACTGGCTAAACCAGGTCTCGGTGCACTGGCTATTTTTACATTCATTAACAGTTGGAACGACTATATGTGGCAGTTGCTTGTTATATCTTCAAAAATACTAAAAACATTGCCTCTGGGTGTTGCTACTTTTAAAGA
Coding sequences within:
- a CDS encoding sugar ABC transporter permease; the protein is MNTVSQSSVNLNFFGKVKKFVKSNIFYEQVWGYIFILPSLIFFIIFVIYPVIEALILSLYQYSLQGSKWVGLANYATIFKDSVFIKSLINTFLFVLYIVPTTVILSIVIAVLIYDKSPRAQTFFRASFYLPVVISIVSVSLVWRNIYHNLYGILNYVLSFIGIDPINWLGDPKYVIPSLSIVVLTYSLGQPIILYLAALGGIPQTYYEAADIDGASGIAKFWNITVPLLTPTTLYIFVTTTIGAFQVFAVVNLMTSGGPNYASNTVLFLIYKTAFTYNDFSLASTMGVIMFVCVAIFAVIQFKMFSSQVEY
- a CDS encoding carbohydrate ABC transporter permease gives rise to the protein MSRNKLLKYPIKTITSALLYILALLLLFPIYWMFVASFMPDADISSIPPLFFPKGLYLKNYIEMFRTAPTLRWFFNSVLVSSITTILIVLISSMAGYSFAKKNFFARDIIFYSMVLTMMIPKQILLVPLFKIVRDLNMFNTLAGLIVPALGWPFGVFLIKQFMVTLPSELVQSAKIDGCSELGIYARIMLPLAKPGLGALAIFTFINSWNDYMWQLLVISSKILKTLPLGVATFKEEFSARYGIQLAGASVASIPMIIIFLMFQKYFTKGITLGAIKG